GTCGGAGGTGGATGGATTTTGCGTCATGGTGTAGGTCCGGAAAGAAGGAAAGGGTTTCGGCGGGCCGGCGGCGTTGCGGGATTTATCGTTGGAGGTATCGGGGAATCCGCCGGCGCGCGTGACGGCCGGCGCGCGGCCCGCGCCGCGGCAAGGGCGAGCGGCCCGCGCGTCGCGTCAGTGCGCGCGCGTTGGCCAGAGTTCGTCCAGCGGCGTTTCGTCCAGCTCGCGCACGGTCCGCAGCAGGGCGTCGCCCACGGCCGCATAAGGACTGTGATCGAGGCAGTCGCGGAACTTCGCGTCCAGTTCGAAGGGCGTCAGCGGCCGCTTGGCGTGGCCGGCGGGATGCGCGACCCGGTCGCTGCGCAGGGGAGGCGCGCCATGGCGCTCCACGATGACTTCGTCGAACGCGGCGGCGCCGTTCCAGTCGGCCGAGTCGGCGGCGACGGTTTCCACGCGCACGCGGCGCATCAGGTCCTGCATGTCGGGCGCGGCGGCGCAGGCGTCGGTCAGTTCCGCCAGGCCGACCTTGCCGTGCCGCAGCGCGCAGGCCATGGCGAATTCCATGCTGAACTTCGCCTCCAGCCCGGTGCGCGGCGCGTGATTGCGCAGGATGGTCGCGTGTTCCTCGCTGATGCGGACGCGCACGGCCGCCACCTCGCGCGCGGGTATCGGCGTGCGGGCGAGCAGGGCCAGCAGGGCGTCCAGCGCGCGATGGGTGTAATAGCAGGTCGGGTAGCGCTTGAGGCTGACCGGCTGGCGCTCCACCAGCCAGCCGCTTTCCGTGGCGCGCGGGGCGCGGGCCGTGTCCACGTCGCCCTGTGGAGAATGGGCGCGCAGGAAGCCTTGCGGGTGTTCGAGGACGTCCGCGCCGGCCGTCATGCCGGCCGCGGCCAGTTGCGCGGCGACGACGCCGGCCTGCGCCGCCCGGCCCGTTTGGTATGACTTCGCCATGCTCCCGAAATTGGCCATCAGGCCGGCGCCCTGCGTCGCGCCCAGGCCGATGGCGTGCGCCGCGCGCGCGCCGTCCAGCCGCAGCAGGCAGGCGCAGGCCGCGGCGGCGCCGACGGCGCCGAAGACGCTGGTCGTATGCCAGCCCTTGATGGGATGCATGCCGCGTTCGCGCTCGACCAGGTCGCCCCAGGTCTCGTAGCCGACGACGTAGGCGTCCAGCGCGTCGCGGCCGCTGCGCCCCAGGGCCTGTCCCAGCGCCAGGATGGCGGGCGCCATGACGGCGCTGGGATGGCCGCGCAGCGCCACGTCGTCGTAGTCCAGGACGTGTGCCGCCATGCCGTTGACCAGGGCCGCGCTGGCGGCGTCGACGCGCGATCCGTTGACGCATTCCCAGGCCTGGCCCGCCGGCAGCGGGGCCAGGCCCGCGCACAGGACCCGCGGCGGCGCCTCGGCCGATCCCGCCATCATCGTGGCGATGGTGTCCACCACGCCGGGCAGCGCGGCAAGCCGCGCGGCGGCGGAGGTGCCGGTGACGGCGGCGCGCGCGATGCGTTCGCCGAGATCCCGCGTAAGCATTGTCTCTTCCTTCTCGTTGCCTTGGGCACGGTCGCCGTCGCGGCGGCCGTGCCGGTTTTCAGGCAATGAGAATAGGGACGCGGGAAAGGCGCGGCAATACTTGGCGCCCGGATATCAGCGGGCTGATATTCAGGACGCCGCGGGGATCTCCTCCGGCGGCAGCGGCGCGAAATCCTGGCCTTCGGCCAGCGGCGCGTGGCGGTAGGTCGCCGGCGTGCGGCTGAGCTTCACCGGCGCGCCCAGGCCGCGGTAGCCGCCTTCCATCTCGACCACCATGCCGCGATGGGCGGTATGCGGATGCGTCAGCGCCGCGTCCACGTCCAGCACCGGCGCGGCCGGCACGTTGGCGGCCATCAGGCGTTGCAGCAGGTCCGCGGCGTCGAAATCCGCCAACGCGGCTTCCAG
This genomic interval from Bordetella genomosp. 10 contains the following:
- a CDS encoding MmgE/PrpD family protein, which gives rise to MLTRDLGERIARAAVTGTSAAARLAALPGVVDTIATMMAGSAEAPPRVLCAGLAPLPAGQAWECVNGSRVDAASAALVNGMAAHVLDYDDVALRGHPSAVMAPAILALGQALGRSGRDALDAYVVGYETWGDLVERERGMHPIKGWHTTSVFGAVGAAAACACLLRLDGARAAHAIGLGATQGAGLMANFGSMAKSYQTGRAAQAGVVAAQLAAAGMTAGADVLEHPQGFLRAHSPQGDVDTARAPRATESGWLVERQPVSLKRYPTCYYTHRALDALLALLARTPIPAREVAAVRVRISEEHATILRNHAPRTGLEAKFSMEFAMACALRHGKVGLAELTDACAAAPDMQDLMRRVRVETVAADSADWNGAAAFDEVIVERHGAPPLRSDRVAHPAGHAKRPLTPFELDAKFRDCLDHSPYAAVGDALLRTVRELDETPLDELWPTRAH